One window of Chloroflexus aggregans DSM 9485 genomic DNA carries:
- a CDS encoding RNA-guided endonuclease InsQ/TnpB family protein — protein sequence MKTFVSKLRPTPAQVACLSETVETCRQRYNHALSERKTAYQERGESIGFARQCASLPMLKREVPHLQRVHSQVVQDVVRRGDRAFQAFFRRVNAGEKAGYPRCKGRDRYDSFTYPRWGNGVKREQGRLVLSKIGALRLHNDRPVEGTPNICIIVRNADGWYAHIVCDVAPSPLPPTGKSVGIDVGLESFATLSNGVQIANPRSYRVAERTLKQAQRRLARRVKGSNRSRKARTLLANAHLKVKRARWDFAHTIARAPVNEDDHLAVEKLNIRGMVRNHPLAKSISDAGWGIFLNILLAKAARAGRVVVAVNPAGTSHICARCGESVPKRRAVHWHSCPYCGCELHRDHNAALTILKKCGGAAFGEAQPLGGPQNREPHRL from the coding sequence ATGAAGACGTTTGTCTCCAAGTTACGTCCGACACCTGCTCAAGTGGCTTGTCTTTCTGAGACGGTGGAAACTTGCCGCCAACGCTACAATCACGCTCTGAGCGAGCGCAAGACCGCCTATCAGGAACGTGGCGAGTCCATCGGTTTTGCGCGCCAATGCGCCAGCCTGCCTATGCTGAAACGGGAGGTGCCGCATCTGCAGCGTGTCCACTCCCAAGTGGTGCAGGATGTCGTGCGTCGAGGAGACCGCGCGTTTCAAGCGTTTTTTCGGCGGGTGAACGCCGGCGAAAAGGCGGGGTATCCGCGCTGCAAAGGGCGGGACCGGTACGATAGCTTCACCTATCCCCGGTGGGGCAACGGCGTCAAGCGGGAGCAGGGACGGCTCGTCCTCTCCAAAATCGGCGCTCTCCGGCTGCACAACGATCGCCCGGTTGAGGGCACGCCAAACATCTGTATCATCGTCCGCAACGCGGATGGATGGTATGCACACATCGTGTGTGACGTTGCACCATCACCACTCCCGCCAACCGGTAAGTCGGTAGGGATTGATGTTGGGCTTGAGTCGTTTGCAACGCTATCGAACGGCGTACAGATCGCTAATCCGCGCTCCTATCGTGTCGCCGAACGCACGCTGAAACAAGCACAACGACGGCTCGCTCGTCGCGTGAAGGGCAGCAATCGCTCCCGTAAGGCACGCACGTTGCTTGCGAACGCTCACCTGAAGGTCAAGCGGGCGCGATGGGATTTCGCCCACACAATCGCCCGCGCACCGGTCAATGAGGATGACCATCTTGCGGTTGAGAAACTGAACATTCGGGGGATGGTACGGAACCATCCCCTTGCCAAATCGATCTCCGACGCCGGATGGGGCATCTTTCTAAATATCCTGCTCGCCAAGGCTGCACGTGCTGGGCGAGTCGTGGTGGCAGTCAACCCTGCCGGAACGTCGCATATATGCGCGCGCTGTGGCGAGTCCGTTCCCAAACGACGTGCCGTTCACTGGCACTCCTGCCCGTATTGTGGTTGTGAATTGCACCGCGATCATAATGCTGCGCTTACTATCCTAAAGAAGTGCGGGGGCGCCGCCTTCGGGGAGGCTCAGCCGTTAGGCGGGCCGCAGAACCGAGAACCTCACAGGCTTTAG
- the jag gene encoding RNA-binding cell elongation regulator Jag/EloR, which produces MKRIEISARTVAEAVELALAQLGRDRDEVAIEVLDPGENGDEALVRVTVVEDDEEKPSIEEVSAIAQRILEDLLERMDIQAYVTSVISRVPGPQGNLEETITLHVEGADEEAMGLLIGRRGETLRSLQFLLNLLVSRRIQVWPQLVVDVGNYRQRRQESLESLARRMAERVRQTGRPIMLEPMAAYERRIVHLALRDDKTIYTESSGEGENRKIVIYPAKQ; this is translated from the coding sequence ATGAAGCGCATCGAAATCAGCGCACGCACCGTCGCCGAAGCCGTTGAATTGGCATTGGCCCAACTGGGCCGTGACCGCGATGAAGTGGCGATTGAGGTGCTCGATCCCGGCGAGAATGGTGACGAAGCACTGGTGCGCGTCACCGTCGTCGAAGATGACGAAGAAAAGCCTTCGATTGAAGAGGTGAGTGCGATTGCGCAGCGTATCCTCGAAGACCTGCTCGAACGCATGGATATTCAAGCCTACGTCACGTCGGTAATTTCGCGCGTGCCCGGCCCACAGGGTAACTTAGAAGAAACGATTACGCTGCACGTCGAAGGAGCCGATGAAGAAGCAATGGGTCTCTTGATCGGTCGGCGTGGCGAAACGCTCCGTTCGTTACAGTTCTTATTGAATTTGCTGGTAAGCCGACGAATACAGGTATGGCCACAACTGGTGGTTGATGTCGGCAACTATCGCCAACGCCGCCAAGAATCGCTCGAGAGCCTCGCCCGTCGGATGGCCGAACGAGTACGCCAGACCGGACGACCGATTATGCTCGAACCGATGGCAGCCTACGAACGACGTATCGTTCACCTTGCCCTGCGTGATGATAAGACGATCTATACCGAGAGTTCTGGGGAAGGCGAAAATCGTAAGATCGTGATCTATCCGGCTAAACAGTAG
- a CDS encoding PfkB family carbohydrate kinase translates to MIDIVIIGHVTCDLLPNGTTAAGGTARFAALLAQRLGLRPAIVTASAEEPPSGIAWSSIPTTVSSTFENRYTVTGRHQWLHAVAPPILMTDIPARWRTAPIVLLGPVLHECTADVAAAFPGALIGATAQGWLRDWDTPLPSPVRFRHWQPTATELSRLHVLTLSSEDVAGDEELAAAYARTVPIGIVTHGARGATMYLHGQAHHIAPYPAQEIDPTGAGDVFTAAFLIRLWEIGDPFIAARFAAAAAACAVEGRDTMPDRVQIMQRMEFGSLSAVQKGTDSALGTS, encoded by the coding sequence ATGATTGACATTGTTATCATTGGTCACGTTACTTGCGATCTGCTACCGAATGGCACGACTGCCGCCGGTGGTACCGCTCGCTTCGCTGCACTATTGGCCCAACGCTTGGGGCTACGGCCGGCTATCGTCACTGCAAGTGCCGAAGAACCACCGTCTGGTATCGCGTGGTCAAGTATTCCCACCACCGTCAGCTCCACGTTCGAGAACCGCTACACCGTCACCGGACGACACCAGTGGCTTCACGCAGTCGCACCACCAATTCTCATGACCGACATCCCAGCCCGTTGGCGCACCGCTCCGATTGTCTTGTTAGGGCCGGTGTTACACGAATGTACCGCCGATGTTGCGGCTGCTTTTCCTGGGGCACTTATCGGAGCAACAGCACAGGGATGGCTGCGCGACTGGGATACACCCCTCCCATCCCCGGTACGCTTTCGGCACTGGCAACCCACCGCAACCGAACTCTCCCGTCTCCACGTCCTCACACTCAGCAGCGAAGATGTCGCCGGTGATGAAGAACTGGCAGCAGCTTATGCTCGCACTGTGCCGATTGGTATCGTCACCCACGGCGCACGCGGCGCCACGATGTATCTCCATGGGCAAGCCCACCACATCGCCCCATACCCGGCCCAAGAAATCGATCCTACCGGCGCCGGTGATGTCTTTACAGCAGCTTTCCTTATTCGCCTCTGGGAGATCGGCGATCCGTTCATTGCCGCCCGTTTTGCTGCCGCTGCCGCAGCGTGCGCGGTGGAAGGTCGTGATACCATGCCCGACCGAGTACAGATTATGCAGCGAATGGAGTTTGGCAGCCTTTCAGCCGTCCAAAAGGGGACAGATAGCGCGTTGGGAACGTCTTGA
- a CDS encoding YidC/Oxa1 family membrane protein insertase gives MNIWSAFVGLLEQLLLFFSSLTGNMALGIVLFTIAARLFILPLTLSSLRSSRRMQEVQPILKEIQRKYGKDPQRLQEETLRVYREYKINPVGGCLPLLLQLPIFFGVYQAVYHLMVPEQRVNLSAAAAEMLKDERLAQILSAPFFGMDLGVPAFGPNGFAGFAYLVLPVLSIVLQLVQQLMATPRVQDPQQKAFTQAMLIMPFVFGYIAFTFPTGAVLYWVVSSVIGVIQQYFTSGWGSLANYLRFLPPDNRPIPAMSLASASATTTETQTETPKVDFWSVMRPLIEAPVEQSEVGGEEQRTSRQHPNPRRRR, from the coding sequence ATGAATATCTGGTCGGCATTCGTTGGGTTGCTCGAACAATTACTCCTCTTCTTCTCATCACTGACCGGCAATATGGCATTGGGCATCGTGCTCTTCACGATCGCTGCCCGTCTCTTTATCTTGCCACTTACCCTCAGCTCGTTGCGTTCGAGTCGCCGAATGCAAGAGGTACAGCCAATCCTGAAAGAGATTCAGCGTAAGTACGGCAAAGACCCGCAACGACTCCAAGAAGAAACCCTACGGGTTTACCGTGAATATAAGATTAATCCGGTAGGCGGCTGTCTGCCTCTTTTGCTGCAACTACCGATTTTCTTCGGCGTGTATCAAGCTGTCTATCACTTGATGGTACCTGAACAGCGCGTGAATTTGAGCGCTGCTGCGGCCGAGATGTTGAAAGATGAACGCCTGGCACAAATTCTCAGTGCTCCGTTCTTCGGTATGGACCTGGGGGTGCCGGCATTTGGTCCAAATGGGTTTGCCGGTTTTGCTTATCTTGTCTTACCGGTACTATCGATCGTTTTACAATTGGTACAGCAGCTCATGGCAACACCGCGGGTTCAAGATCCACAGCAGAAGGCATTTACCCAAGCAATGTTGATCATGCCGTTTGTATTTGGATACATTGCCTTCACCTTCCCCACCGGTGCTGTCCTGTACTGGGTCGTGAGCAGTGTGATCGGCGTGATCCAGCAGTACTTTACATCGGGTTGGGGTTCACTGGCCAACTATTTGCGGTTCTTGCCACCCGACAATCGTCCTATACCGGCGATGAGCCTCGCGTCGGCCTCTGCCACTACAACCGAAACCCAAACCGAGACACCAAAAGTCGATTTTTGGTCGGTCATGCGCCCATTGATCGAAGCGCCGGTTGAGCAGAGTGAAGTGGGTGGTGAGGAGCAGCGTACATCACGTCAACACCCCAATCCTCGTCGTCGCCGTTAA
- a CDS encoding APC family permease, protein MFAQLKRILVGRPIATEHQHQERLNKVTALAVFSSDALSSVSYATEAILTILVLGGSVALGLSLPIAIAIAILLLIVGFSYRQTIHAYPQGGGSYIVTRDNLGDLPGLIAASALLIDYVLTVAVSISAGVAAITSLATNWGFPIVRDYAVEIALLCILLVTIANLRGAKESGLIFSVPTYAFIASILSMIVVGVGQDMLFGAEPVRHSIDPDIPPVGETLSLWLILRAFAAGCTALTGIEAISDGVQAFKPPEARNAAMTLTWMISLLVTMFLGITWLAYVHQAVPNEFTHETIVSQIARTIFGIGPVYGFIQIATALILVLAANTAFADFPRLASFLARDRFLPRQFASRGDRLVFSNGILVLGLFSALLVVIFQANEIAMLPLYAVGVFTSFTFSQSGMVRRHLRLRQPGWARSAIINGFGATLTAIVLVILMITKFVHGAWMVILTIPVLVMMFRGINLHYRRVAEQLSLSGAVVPPELRRHTAIVLISGIHRGVLPALQYARSIAPDNVTAVYVDLDPEATEKLRKRWQDWGCGIPLVVLESPFRSLINPIVRYIEEVETRYGDDVITVILPEFVPARWWEHLLHNQTGILIKTALRLRGTVVTSVPYRLR, encoded by the coding sequence AAGCCATTCTCACAATTCTCGTCTTGGGTGGCAGTGTAGCACTTGGTCTTTCACTACCGATTGCCATCGCTATTGCGATATTGCTGCTGATTGTGGGCTTCTCATATCGCCAAACCATTCACGCCTATCCACAAGGTGGTGGCAGCTATATTGTGACCCGTGATAATTTGGGCGATTTGCCGGGATTAATCGCAGCAAGCGCATTACTCATTGATTATGTGCTGACGGTAGCGGTGAGTATTTCTGCCGGAGTGGCTGCAATTACCTCACTCGCTACCAACTGGGGCTTCCCAATTGTGCGCGATTACGCGGTTGAGATTGCGCTGTTATGTATTCTCTTAGTCACGATTGCCAATCTGCGGGGGGCTAAAGAGAGCGGATTGATCTTCTCGGTGCCTACCTATGCGTTTATTGCAAGTATCCTTTCGATGATTGTGGTAGGTGTCGGCCAAGATATGCTGTTTGGTGCCGAACCGGTGCGGCATAGTATTGATCCAGATATTCCACCGGTCGGTGAGACGTTATCGCTTTGGTTGATTTTACGTGCTTTTGCCGCCGGGTGTACCGCATTAACCGGGATCGAGGCCATCAGCGATGGTGTGCAGGCCTTTAAGCCACCGGAGGCACGTAATGCCGCAATGACGCTGACATGGATGATCAGCTTGTTGGTGACGATGTTTCTCGGGATCACATGGTTGGCCTATGTACATCAAGCTGTCCCCAACGAGTTTACCCACGAAACGATTGTTTCCCAAATTGCTCGTACCATTTTTGGAATAGGGCCGGTCTATGGGTTTATTCAAATTGCTACGGCCTTGATCTTGGTGTTAGCTGCCAATACCGCTTTTGCCGACTTTCCCCGTTTAGCGTCGTTTCTGGCGCGTGATCGTTTCCTGCCTCGCCAGTTCGCCTCGCGCGGTGATCGGTTGGTCTTTTCAAATGGTATTCTGGTGTTGGGGTTGTTTTCGGCATTGCTTGTGGTTATCTTTCAGGCCAACGAGATAGCGATGCTTCCGCTGTACGCGGTTGGTGTCTTTACCTCGTTTACGTTTTCGCAGTCGGGTATGGTGCGGCGTCACCTACGGTTGCGGCAACCGGGGTGGGCACGGAGTGCTATCATTAATGGGTTTGGGGCGACCCTTACCGCGATTGTGTTGGTGATCTTGATGATTACCAAGTTTGTCCACGGTGCGTGGATGGTAATCCTCACGATCCCGGTTTTGGTGATGATGTTTCGCGGGATTAATCTCCATTACCGACGGGTGGCTGAACAGCTTTCATTGAGTGGCGCAGTGGTGCCACCTGAACTGCGACGCCACACGGCGATTGTGTTGATTAGCGGTATTCATCGGGGGGTGTTGCCGGCGTTGCAGTATGCACGCTCGATCGCGCCCGATAATGTTACAGCCGTCTACGTTGATCTCGATCCTGAAGCAACTGAGAAGTTACGTAAGCGCTGGCAAGATTGGGGATGCGGCATCCCTCTGGTAGTGCTTGAGTCGCCGTTCCGCTCGTTGATCAATCCCATCGTGCGCTATATCGAAGAGGTTGAGACGCGCTACGGCGATGATGTGATCACGGTTATTTTGCCTGAATTTGTTCCGGCCCGCTGGTGGGAGCATTTACTGCATAATCAGACCGGTATTTTGATCAAGACGGCATTGCGCCTACGAGGAACAGTGGTGACAAGCGTGCCGTATCGGTTGCGCTAG
- the tnpA gene encoding IS200/IS605 family transposase — protein sequence MKQMCHSNDPCVLRINSHLVWCPKRRQKMIGGRRTTRLEELIRETAPELGCAMVALEIMPDHLHLVVSATPHWVPNHIVGRFKGKTSRIVRQEFPFLQRMPSLGSRSYVWSTTGHVSADTIRRYSEAQRTRG from the coding sequence ATGAAACAGATGTGCCACTCCAACGATCCGTGCGTGTTGCGCATCAACTCCCACTTGGTCTGGTGCCCCAAGCGGCGACAGAAGATGATAGGTGGCCGCCGAACAACACGCCTGGAAGAACTAATTCGTGAGACGGCGCCAGAGCTGGGGTGTGCGATGGTGGCGCTTGAAATCATGCCTGACCATCTCCATCTGGTTGTTTCGGCAACGCCGCACTGGGTACCCAACCACATCGTTGGGCGGTTCAAGGGCAAAACCAGCCGCATCGTGCGACAGGAGTTTCCTTTCCTGCAACGCATGCCGTCCTTGGGGTCTCGTTCGTATGTCTGGTCAACGACCGGACACGTTTCCGCCGATACCATCCGGCGGTATAGCGAAGCGCAGCGCACACGCGGATGA